In the genome of Bacillus thuringiensis, the window GACACAACTATGCAAAATTAGGAGAACAATTTGAATTAGTTAGGCCAGTTTAAAAGTGGAAGTGGCCCGTTTAGCTCTGACCAGCTAAGGTTCTCTCGCACAAAAGGTGCTTTTTACCTTTCGTGCGGGAGGTTCTTAGATGCGAAGAGCTGGCCACTGGAACTGGATAATATCTAAAAGCAGAAGCGGCCCGTTCAGAATGGGAGGGGGATGGAGCTTCTGACTTAGAGGCGCTTTTTGCCTCGCAGGAAGACGCGAAACCACCACCATTCTAGCCGCTGGAACTGGATATATTTAAAAGCAAGGTAGCTCAATTCCTGCCATCACTCAAACATAAAAATCCCCTGCTTTTTAGCAGGGGATTTTATCATTGTAATTCTTCCTTCTTTTCCTCTAAAGTAGGCAGTTTTTCTTTTTTCGGTTTCCCTAGCTTAATTACGAAGAAGTATAAGGAAAGCAGTGTAATAAGAAAAACAATTAAAAACGGGTACGGAGAGTAAAAGGCACGCGCCGCCTCAGTCTTTCCCGCAACAAATTTCAATGACTCAATATCTAAAAACTCAGCAAACATTTGTACACCGAGCATACTAAACCAAAAAACAAAAAAACTAATAATAATACCAAAAACTTGCTTCAATCTCGTCATTCATCTCATCCTTTCTATATCTGTAATTTTTAGTGCAATAAATATAGTACAAACAAAATATTCACAGAAAGGAACTATCTCACCATTCACGAATTAACTTAATCCAACCTAACATCGAAATTTGCAAAATAATACCCCAAATTATAAGTCTTCTTAGCCATCGAGGAAAGAAGGTTAAAAACTTAACATACCATTCCAATAGCTTGTTCATAATTCCCTCCTACATAAAATTATATAGGAAAAAGGATATATAATCCAAATCCAACCAGAATGATACCACCTACTATCTCACCATATGTACCGAGCATATCTTTCGCATGTCTACCAATTAATAAACCAATCCACGCTAATAACATGCTAACAAATCCAAAAAGTAATATCGTAATAATTGTTTGTGCCCCATAAATACCAAGACTAAGCCCTACTGAGAAACTATCTATACTAACGCCAAATGCAAATACGAATAAACTAATTCCAATAGGGGCAGTTCTAGTCTCTTCATTTTGTAAAATGGTCGAATATACGATATAAAACCCTAGTCCGATTAATAAAATAGCACCCGCAAAATGTGCAATATCTCCATACTTCTCTGATAAAAAACGACCTAGTACCATTCCTATAAACGGCATAATAATATGAAATATCCCTATCGTCATACCAATATACAGGATTTGTCTTAACTTTAGGGGCATCATCCCCATACCAAGACTCACCGAGAACGCATCCATCCCTAAGGCGAATGCCATAATTATTAAAGGTATTAGCTCTTCAAACGTCATTCATGCCCCTCCTTGGACGTGCTACTTCACAATATGCTTATCCAAGGAGAAATATTCTGTTTGCTAATCGTACCTTATCATTCAATAATAATATGATGTCCTGCCGCTTTTGTTAAACGATTCATAATAGCATTCCCTATTCCTTCATTAGGGAACGACTCACTAAAAATAACATCCACTTCACTTGCATCAAATGTTCTAAGTACATCATATAATTTAGTCGCAACGCTAGCTAAGTCACTTCGAACACCACAAGATAATATAACATCCGCGCTATATACATGCTGATACTCTTCCGTCGTTAATACGCCTACTTTAAATCCTTCTTCCTTTTTCTCATCTACAAGATGCTGAATAAACTCACGTGAGCCCTCAACAATACTAAGTGGTGCTTTCGGCGCATAATGTGTGTATTTCATTCCAGGTGATTTCGGTTTTTCCTTCTCATCCTTTAAAGCTGGATCTAAAGAAACGGTACCTATCACTGCTTCTAATTGTTCTTTCGTAATCCCACCTGGACGCAATATTGTTGGAACCGTGCTTGTACAATCAATTACAGTTGATTCAACGCCTACTCCAGTTGCACCACCATCAACAATACCTGCGATCTTTCCATTCAAATCTTCATATACGTGAGAAGCTAGTGTTGGACTTGGACGCCCTGAACGATTCGCACTTGGTGCCGCAACAGGTACATTCGCCTCTTCAATAAGAGCAAGTGCAACTGGATGATCAGGCATTCTTACCCCGACCGTATTAAGTCCCGCCGTCACCCTCTCTGAAATCCCTTCTTTTCTCGGCAAAATAATTGTTAATGGTCCTGGCCAAAAATGCGCCATTAACTTCTCTGCAACTGGTGGAATTTCTTTCACAATCCCATCTAACTGAGATTTTGTACCTATGTGGACAATGAGTGGATTATCACTCGGTCTTCCTTTCGCTTCGAAAATTTTGGCGATTGCTTCATCATCCATCGCGTTTGCACCTAACCCATATACTGTTTCCGTAGGGAAAGCAACCGCCTCATTTTCTCTTAATAATTTTGCTGCTTCTTGTAACTGTGGATAATATTTTTTTCTTTCCACAACATTATCCACAACCCACATATTTGTATGCATTTTTTTCCACGTCCTTTTCTACCCTTAAATACTTGTCTATTTTTAGTTTACTATGAGATTTATCCAAAAGACAAACAAGGTTTATCCACAAAATGTGGATAAACCTAATTAATCCGTGGATAACTTTGTGAATAGCTGACAATTTAGTATTATTGCATTCTGCTCTTTTATATTTTTACAAAAATGTTCTAACTGTTGAATTCCCTCTGGAACCTCATCCTTTTCTATAGTAAAAAAGTCAAAAAACTGAAAGATCGGCACAGATTGTGGATGGTTTGTTAGTAAGTACAATTGTTGAACATTTTTTTCTTTCATATACTGCAAAAACATTTCAAAAAAATATAAGAAAGTCTGTTTATCCACATGAGGTGTGAATAAACAAGAACGAATAAGTACATCTTCCCCACTTTGTTCATAACCAATTACAGCTCGTATTTCTTCCGCCTCTTCCAAAATCATAAATTGTGCGTACAACTCATTTATTTTATCATCTTTTTTATTAGCTTGTCCGAAAAAAGAATGTAATCTTTCCACATCTGCTTTCGTAGCAAAATACACTTTCTTCATAATAAATCCCTCCTCATTTTTATATATGAGGAGGGATTTATTAATAGTACTATTTAGAGAATAAAGATGTAAAAGCTTCTACAATAAACAATTTAACTTCTGGCTTTTCTTCTTCCTCTTCTACTTTTACATACTCATTTTGCTTTTCTTGTTTTTTCTCCACAGGTTTCTCCACTTTTTCCACAGTTTTTGTTTCTTCTTTACTTACAGGCTGCTCTTCAACTTTTGTTTCATTTTTTACTACTTTCTTTTCAGAAGCTGTTACTTTTTTTACTACTTCCTGTTTTACAACTTTCGTTTCTTTTACCTTATCCACTTTCTTCTCTTCTGTATTTACTACTTCCTCATCTAGTTGTTTCACCTGCTCCTCTTCAGGAGATTCCGCCTTCACAACATGCTCTTCTTTTCTTACAGCTGTCCCACTCGAAAAATCTAAGAAACACATTGGTGGAAATAATACACACCACCAGTTCGCCCCTTCACCTTCTCCAATTGTGATCAATACTGCTTCATATTCTCCTGCTGGATAAATAAAATTCCCATATACCTTTGTAGGAAACTTTACATTCTTACTAAATTTCACTTGAAATGATTCTTTACTTCCTTCTCTTTTTAACGTATTTTCCACCGTTTTCTCGATTTCTGGAATATGACCTTGAATTACTTTGCGTGCCTCTTCAAATGAAGTTAAATCCGCTACCCATCCATCAATTTGTGCTTTTACTTCATCACGCACTTTACGCTTTAATGCCTGGTCTTTATCTGAATCACTATTTGCTAAAATTCGCAATCGAACGGCCTCTTTCGGAATAACTGAAGGCCCTTTTGCATCAGCTTTCATATATCCAAACTGCACAAGTAACTGTGCACCAATTAATAATATAAGAAGATAAGCAATAACTTGTTTTTTCATTTCCTCCACCGTCCCTTCTACAAACAGTGTGGACAGACTTTCATATTTCTAAACTATTAAATTCAAAATCTATATGAATTTTCCTACAAAAAAAAATAGAGTAAGGTGTGAACCTTACTCCATCTCTGCAAATACCATACGGTCTTTTCCGTTAATATCAAAAACAACCTCAACATGGGCATGTGGAAAAGCTTGTTGTAACAATCTTTTTACATCCTCACCTTGTCCTACTCCAATTTCAAACGCTACAATTGCTTTCTCCTGCAACACATTCGGCAATTCTTCCATAAAACGGCGATAAAAATCTAATCCGTCTTCTCCACCAACAAGCGCTCTCTTCGGCTCATGCTCTTTCACAACAGGAGAAAGACCACGCCAATCCTCTTCCGGTATATATGGAGGATTTGAAACAACAACATCTAGCTTTTGACCCGTTTTATCAAATGGTGACAATAAATCACCGTGATAGAACGTTACTTCTGCACCTAAAGCTTTTGCATTTTCTTTTGCAACTTCAATCGACTCTTGTGCAATATCTACTGTATACACGTGGAGATTTTTATTTTCTAAAGCAAGCGTAATAGAAATCGCTCCACTACCTGTTCCTATATCTGCTACATGTAGTTCCTTGTCGCCAAAATGGCGCTCAATTCTTTCTAATACTCCTACTATAAGCTCTTCTGTTTCCGGTCTTGGTATTAATACTTCTTCATTCACAAAGAACGACCGGCCATAAAACATTTCATAACCAATCATATATTGAATAGGAATACCTTCTACATGCTTGTGGATAAACTCCGTAAAGCTTGCCTCTTGTTCCTCATTTATTTCTTCACGCATATTCATAAGTAATCCTGTTCTGTTCATCTTTAATACATGACAAAGGACAATTTCTCCCGCATTTTCATCTCGTCCATTTTCCTGTAAAAAAGAAGAAGCCCATTTCAGGGCTTCATAGACACGCATTACTCAGCTGCCTCCATCCTTTGAGCCTGATCTTCCATCACTAAGGCATTGATGAAATCATCTAACTTACCTTGTAAGATTTGATCTAGCTTTTGAATCGTTAAACCGATTCGATGGTCTGTAACACGGTTTTGCGGGAAGTTATACGTACGAATACGCTCTGAACGATCACCCGTACCAACAGCTTGTTTACGGTTTTGATCATATTCAGCTTGTGCTTCTTGTCTAAACTTATCATAAACACGTGCGCGTAATACTTTCATCGCTTTTTCTTTATTCTTAATTTGTGATTTCTCATCCTGACAAGATACAACTACACCAGTCGGTAAATGCGTTAAACGTACCGCTGACATCGTTGTATTAACACTTTGTCCACCAGGACCACTAGAAGCAAATGTATCAACACGAACATCTTTCTCGTGAATGTCGATTTCTACTTCTTCTGCCTCTGGTAATACAGCTACAGTTGCTGTAGATGTATGAATACGTCCACCAGATTCCGTTTCAGGAACACGTTGTACACGGTGAGCACCATTCTCGAATTTCAGCTTCGCGAAAGCACCTTTACCGTTAATCATAAAGATAATCTCTTTATATCCACCTAACTCTGTATAACTAGCCTCAATAATCTCCGTTTTCCAGCCCTGCACCTCAGCGTAACGGCTATACATGCGGTATAAGTCACCAGCAAATAAAGCGGCCTCGTCGCCACCAGCAGCCCCACGAACCTCAACGATAACGTTCTTATCATCATTAGGGTCCTTTGGAACTAGTAAAATTTTCAGACGTTCTGATAACGTTTTTTCTTGTGATTCTAACTCAGAAACCTCTTCTTTTACCATGTCACGCATTTCTGCGTCTAACTTCTCTTCTAACATTGCTTTCGCATCTTTTAATTGCTCACGAACATCCTTATACTCACGATACACCTCTACCGTTTCCTGTATATCAGACTGTTCCTTTGAATATTCACGAAGTTTATTTGTATCGCTAATAACCTCTGGGTCACTTAACAATTCATTTAACTTCTCATAACGATTTTCTACAGCTTGCAAACGATCTAACACATCATTCACCTCTACATCCTAGTATCTAATACAAATAGTATATGGTACTTACTCAAAAAAACGCAAATTATATTTAAAAGCGTAAGCGGCTTGCTCAGAATCGCAGGCCATTGGAGCTCTCGACCTTGAAGCGCTTTTTGCTTCAAGCGAGAGAGTGAAATGGCCGGAGATTCTAGCCGCTGAAGCTAGATAATATATTTTAAAGTGCAGGTGGCTCTTTCAGCTCTGACCAGCTAAGGTTCTTTCGACCTAAAGGTGCTTTTTACCTTTCGGGCGGAAGGTTCTTAGCTGCGAAGAGCTAGCCACCAGAACTAGATATATTTAAAAGCGTAAGCGGCTCACACCAACCACACTCTCTATTCTGAAAAAAACTCGCCTTGCGCAGCGAGTTTTACTTATCTTTGTTTGTAGGAACTGCATGACAATGACGACAGCGCGGTTCATACGATTCTGAAGCCCCAACTAAAATAATCGGATCATCAAATGCCGCTGGTTCTCCATCAATTAATCGTTGTGTACGACTTGCCGGAGATCCACATGCAGAACATACTGCTTGTAGCTTTGTTACATGTTCAGCAATCGCCATCAGCTGAGGAACTTGTCCAAATGGTAGACCACGGAAATCTTGGTCTAAACCAGCTACAATGACACGATAGCCACGATTTGCCAATACTTGCACCACTTCCACAATGTCCCCATCAAAGAATTGCACCTCATCGATTGCAATTACATCCATATCTTCAGTGATATGTTCAAATATATCTTTTGAAGCTGAAACAGGAACTGCTTTCACCTTTAATCCGTTATGTGATACAACGTCTTCTTCACTATAGCGATTATCAATACATGGTTTAAATACAATTGCATGTTGTTTCGCAAATTGCGTACGGCGCACACGGCGGATTAATTCTTCTGATTTACCAGAAAACATACTACCGCAAATCACTTCAATCCAGCCATTTTGATTTATTAAGTACATGAAGCTCTCCTTTCATCTACTTTTTAGTTAAAAGTAGGGTAAAGGTATAATATTTTCGCAAAAAAAACAGACAAGCGAATACATACACTTGCCTGTTTTATGTTTTTATTACTTGATACCGTATTTCTTATTGAAGCGATCAACGCGTCCGTCTGCAGTAGCAAACTTCTGACGTCCAGTGTAGAATGGGTGAGAATCAGAACTGATCTCAACTTTTAGTAATGGATAAGTGTTACCATCTTCCCACTCAACAGTTTCGCTAGAGCCTTTAGTAGACCCGCTTAAGAATTTGAAGCCTGTGTTTGTGTCCATGAATACAACTTTCTTGTAATCTGGGTGAATTCCTGCTTTCATTCTTTTCATCTCCTTCCGCCCTGAATCATTTTCGAAACAGAGTTTTTCATCTTCAGCTGCATACACAACTATATTGATGAAACACATATGATGAAATTATAACAAGGCTAACTTCATTTTGCAACTACCTGTTTTTGTCTTTTGAAATTTAAAGTGGCGGGGGCTCGTTTAGCTCTGACTGGCTAAGGTTCTCCCACTTATTTCTCTCTTTAATATCACCTAAAAGGCATAAAAAACTCGCTTACTATAAAATAAGCGAGTCCCCATCTTTTCCCTTTACTTAGTTGTTACATATCTTTTCGAGTCTGCAACAATGTTTTGTAAAAATTCTTCGTTTGTCTTCGTTTGGCGAAGCTTACGTAAGAAACTTTCAACAAAGTCTGGTGTATCACGCATTGTTTTACGAATACCCCATAACTTGTCTAAATGCTCTTTTGGAATTAATAGATCTTCTTTACGTGTACCAGAACGACGAATATCAATCGCTGGGAAGATACGACGTTCAGCTAACGAACGATCTAAGTGAAGTTCCATATTTCCAGTTCCTTTAAATTCCTCGTAAATAACATCGTCCATACGAGATCCTGTATCAACAAGGGCTGTTGCTAAAATCGTTAAGCTACCGCCCTCTTCAATATTACGTGCAGCTCCAAAGAAACGCTTCGGTCTATGGAAAGCCGCTGGGTCGATACCACCCGATAATGTTCTACCACTTGGCGGAATAACAAGGTTGTAAGCTCGCGCTAAACGGGTAATACTATCCATTAAAATGATAACGTCTTTTTTGTGCTCTACAAGACGCATTGCACGTTCTAACACAAGTTCAGCTACTTTAATATGATTTTCTGGTACTTCATCAAAAGTAGAACTTACAACGTCGCCCTTAACAGAACGTTCAATGTCTGTTACTTCCTCTGGACGCTCATCAATTAAAAGCACAATTAATTCTGCTTCTGGATGATTTGTTGTAACACTGTGTGCAATTTCTTTTAATAGACTTGTTTTACCAGCCTTTGGAGGCGCAACAATTAAACCACGTTGTCCAAATCCAACTGGTGCGATTAAATCCATGATACGTGTCGGTAACTTTTTCGGTTCCGTTTCCAATTTCATTTGGCGATCTGGGTATAATGGTGTTAATGCAGGGAAATGCACACGCTCTTTTGCTGAATCTGGATCATCTCCGTTTACAGCTTCAACTTGTAATAACCCAAAATAGCGTTCATTTTCTTTCGGAGGTCGTACTTTACCAGAAACTTTGTCTCCATTACGTAAATCGAAACGACGAATTTGCGAAGCTGAGATATAAATATCTTCTGAGCTTGGAGAATAGTTGATAGGACGTAGGAATCCAAATCCTTCTGATTGAATAATTTCTAATACGCCTTCCATGAAAAAGAAACCTTCTTTTTCTGCTCGAGCTTTTAAAATAGAAAAGATTAACTCTTTTTTCGTTAACTTGCTATAATACGAAATCTTAAATTCTTTCGCAAGCTCGTATAACTCTTTTAATTTCATGTTTTCTAATGCTGCAATTGACAAATTCATTCAGACACCACACTTTAACGTTATTCTCTTTTTTCATGGGTAAAGGGAAAAATACGGAAGGCAAATAATTAATAATGAAAGGCAATAAGTTCAAGTAGGGTAATATTCACTATTGTAACCCTTTTATCTAGTTTTAATCAATACGTTGGAACACAAATACAAGAAGCGAAGACAAGAAAATTTGTCTTCGCTTCTTATTTAGTTTAGTTCCAGCTCCGATAGTTAAAAAGGTCGACCATTTTAACCTTTCTGAACGAGCCGCTTACACTTTTTACTTAATCCAGCTTCAGCAGCTAGAATGGTCGGTGGCTTCACTTCTTCCTGCGAGGCAAAAAGCGCCTCTTCGTCAGAAGCTCCATCCCCCTCCCATTCTGAACAAGCTGCTTACGCTTTTTATTTAATCCAGCTCCGGTGGCTAGAAGGGTCAGTCATTTCACCCCTTCCTGCGAGGCACAAAACGCCTCTTCGTCAGGAGTTCCAATGCCTTCCCCTTCTGAGCAAGCCACCTTCGCTTTTTACTTAATAACCAAGTTCGGTTTTTTATTTAAGCTATGACGACCATCTACAAAGCGAACTGTACCTGATTTTGCACGCATAACAAGAGATTGCGTTGTTCCTACGCTACCTTTAAATTGAACACCGCGTAATAGTTCTCCATCTGTTACGCCTGTTGCTGCAAAGATTGCATCGTCGCCTTTTACTAAGTCCTCCATACGAAGGATACGATTAATGTCTTCTATGCCCATTTTTTTACAACGTGCTAATTCAGTGTCGTTTTGTGGCAATAGTTTTCCGTGAATTTCTCCACCTAAACATTTTAAAGCAACTGCTGCCAATACACCTTCAGGTGCTCCACCAGATCCAAATAAAATATCTACACCTGTTCGATCAAATGCTGTATTAATTGCTCCAGCTACATCTCCATCATTAATTAATTTAATGCGAGCACCAGCTTTACGAATTTCTTCGATAATTTCTTGATGACGTGGGCGATTTAAAACTGTCGCTACAACATCTTCAATATCTTTATTTTTCGCTTTCGCAACTGCACGTAAGTTATCAATAATAGGCGCATCAATGTCGACCGCCCCAACTGCTTCTGGGCCAACTGCGATTTTATCCATGTACATGTCAGGAGCATGTAACAAATTACCGTGGTCTGCAATTGCAATAACAGCAAGAGCATTCCAGCCACCAGCTGCTACGATGTTTGTCCCTTCTAAAGGATCAACCGCAACGTCTACACGTGGTCCATATCCTGTACCTAATTTCTCTCCGATATATAGCATTGGTGCTTCATCCATCTCACCTTCACCAATTACAACTGTACCTTTCATCGGAATTGTATCAAATACATCACGCATAGCTGATGTTGCTGCACCGTCTGCTTCATCCTTTTTCCCGCGCCCCATCCAACGCGCTGATGATAATGCTGCAGCCTCTGTTACACGTACTAACTCCATAGATAAACTTCTTTCCACGATAATCCCTCTCCTTTAAGTCTTTATATTTCTGCCGTATTTTGTGAACCGTGTTTTTCTATAAAGTGTACTTCCGCAAGTAGTGATGCTTCGCTTCCCCCTTGCGGAAGTATCACTTATGCGTTCTTCATCTCTTCAATTTCTTGTTTTGTCATTTGTTCTCGCCAAATGTTTGCTCCAAGCCCTTTAAGCTTGTCCACTATATTCTCATAACCTCGATCAATATGCTCAAGTCCTGTTACTTCTGTAATTCCATCTGCCATTAACCCTGCAATAACAAGTGCTGCTCCCGCTCGTAAATCACTCGCCTTCACTTTTGCACCTTGCAACAATACAGGACCAGTTACAATTGCCGAACGACCTTCTACTTTAATTTGAGCATTCATACGGCGTAATTCATCAATGTGTTTGAAACGGGCACCGTAAATTGTATCTGTTACAACTCCCGTCCCGTGCGCCTTTGTTAAAAGCGTCGTAAACGGCTGTTGTAAATCTGTTGGAAAACCTGGATATACAAGCGTTTTGATATCAACTACTTTTAACTTTCTATTACCGTTCACTGTAATTTGATCATCATTCGTTTCAACTTGAACACCAGCTTCTCTTAGCTTTGCAGTAACTGATTCTAAATGCTGAGGAATAACGTTATCAACCGTTACTTCTCCTCCTGATGCAGCTCCTAGAATCATATACGTACCAGCTTCAATACGATCTGGGATAATAGTATGGTGACAACCATGTAAAGAGTCCACACCATCTATTCGGATTACATCTGTACCAGCACCCTTAATACGTGCTCCCATGCTTGTTAACAATGTAGCTACATCAATAATCTCGGGCTCTTTCGCTGCATTTTCAATAACAGTTCTACCTTTCGCTCGTACAGCTGCTAGCATAATATTAATCGTAGCTCCTACACTAACAACATCTAAATAAATACGTGCTCCATGTAGTTCATCTGCTCTTAAATAGATGGCACCTTGTTCATTTGTAACATGTGCACCTAGCGCTTCAAACCCTTTAATATGCTGATCAATCGGCCTCGGTCCTAAATGACATCCACCCGGAAGCCCAATAACAGCTTTTTTAAAACGGCCAAGCATCGCACCCATTAAATAATAAGAAGCGCGCAATTTTTTCACT includes:
- a CDS encoding type B 50S ribosomal protein L31, whose protein sequence is MKAGIHPDYKKVVFMDTNTGFKFLSGSTKGSSETVEWEDGNTYPLLKVEISSDSHPFYTGRQKFATADGRVDRFNKKYGIK
- a CDS encoding DUF3935 domain-containing protein codes for the protein MTRLKQVFGIIISFFVFWFSMLGVQMFAEFLDIESLKFVAGKTEAARAFYSPYPFLIVFLITLLSLYFFVIKLGKPKKEKLPTLEEKKEELQ
- the prmC gene encoding peptide chain release factor N(5)-glutamine methyltransferase, giving the protein MRVYEALKWASSFLQENGRDENAGEIVLCHVLKMNRTGLLMNMREEINEEQEASFTEFIHKHVEGIPIQYMIGYEMFYGRSFFVNEEVLIPRPETEELIVGVLERIERHFGDKELHVADIGTGSGAISITLALENKNLHVYTVDIAQESIEVAKENAKALGAEVTFYHGDLLSPFDKTGQKLDVVVSNPPYIPEEDWRGLSPVVKEHEPKRALVGGEDGLDFYRRFMEELPNVLQEKAIVAFEIGVGQGEDVKRLLQQAFPHAHVEVVFDINGKDRMVFAEME
- the murA gene encoding UDP-N-acetylglucosamine 1-carboxyvinyltransferase, encoding MEKLLIEGGRALNGTIRVSGAKNSAVALIPATILADTPVTIGGVPNISDVKMLGDLLEEIGGKVTYGQEEEMVVDPSNMVAMPLPNGKVKKLRASYYLMGAMLGRFKKAVIGLPGGCHLGPRPIDQHIKGFEALGAHVTNEQGAIYLRADELHGARIYLDVVSVGATINIMLAAVRAKGRTVIENAAKEPEIIDVATLLTSMGARIKGAGTDVIRIDGVDSLHGCHHTIIPDRIEAGTYMILGAASGGEVTVDNVIPQHLESVTAKLREAGVQVETNDDQITVNGNRKLKVVDIKTLVYPGFPTDLQQPFTTLLTKAHGTGVVTDTIYGARFKHIDELRRMNAQIKVEGRSAIVTGPVLLQGAKVKASDLRAGAALVIAGLMADGITEVTGLEHIDRGYENIVDKLKGLGANIWREQMTKQEIEEMKNA
- the prfA gene encoding peptide chain release factor 1 — protein: MLDRLQAVENRYEKLNELLSDPEVISDTNKLREYSKEQSDIQETVEVYREYKDVREQLKDAKAMLEEKLDAEMRDMVKEEVSELESQEKTLSERLKILLVPKDPNDDKNVIVEVRGAAGGDEAALFAGDLYRMYSRYAEVQGWKTEIIEASYTELGGYKEIIFMINGKGAFAKLKFENGAHRVQRVPETESGGRIHTSTATVAVLPEAEEVEIDIHEKDVRVDTFASSGPGGQSVNTTMSAVRLTHLPTGVVVSCQDEKSQIKNKEKAMKVLRARVYDKFRQEAQAEYDQNRKQAVGTGDRSERIRTYNFPQNRVTDHRIGLTIQKLDQILQGKLDDFINALVMEDQAQRMEAAE
- a CDS encoding L-threonylcarbamoyladenylate synthase, giving the protein MHTNMWVVDNVVERKKYYPQLQEAAKLLRENEAVAFPTETVYGLGANAMDDEAIAKIFEAKGRPSDNPLIVHIGTKSQLDGIVKEIPPVAEKLMAHFWPGPLTIILPRKEGISERVTAGLNTVGVRMPDHPVALALIEEANVPVAAPSANRSGRPSPTLASHVYEDLNGKIAGIVDGGATGVGVESTVIDCTSTVPTILRPGGITKEQLEAVIGTVSLDPALKDEKEKPKSPGMKYTHYAPKAPLSIVEGSREFIQHLVDEKKEEGFKVGVLTTEEYQHVYSADVILSCGVRSDLASVATKLYDVLRTFDASEVDVIFSESFPNEGIGNAIMNRLTKAAGHHIIIE
- the rho gene encoding transcription termination factor Rho: MNLSIAALENMKLKELYELAKEFKISYYSKLTKKELIFSILKARAEKEGFFFMEGVLEIIQSEGFGFLRPINYSPSSEDIYISASQIRRFDLRNGDKVSGKVRPPKENERYFGLLQVEAVNGDDPDSAKERVHFPALTPLYPDRQMKLETEPKKLPTRIMDLIAPVGFGQRGLIVAPPKAGKTSLLKEIAHSVTTNHPEAELIVLLIDERPEEVTDIERSVKGDVVSSTFDEVPENHIKVAELVLERAMRLVEHKKDVIILMDSITRLARAYNLVIPPSGRTLSGGIDPAAFHRPKRFFGAARNIEEGGSLTILATALVDTGSRMDDVIYEEFKGTGNMELHLDRSLAERRIFPAIDIRRSGTRKEDLLIPKEHLDKLWGIRKTMRDTPDFVESFLRKLRQTKTNEEFLQNIVADSKRYVTTK
- the glpX gene encoding class II fructose-bisphosphatase, coding for MERSLSMELVRVTEAAALSSARWMGRGKKDEADGAATSAMRDVFDTIPMKGTVVIGEGEMDEAPMLYIGEKLGTGYGPRVDVAVDPLEGTNIVAAGGWNALAVIAIADHGNLLHAPDMYMDKIAVGPEAVGAVDIDAPIIDNLRAVAKAKNKDIEDVVATVLNRPRHQEIIEEIRKAGARIKLINDGDVAGAINTAFDRTGVDILFGSGGAPEGVLAAVALKCLGGEIHGKLLPQNDTELARCKKMGIEDINRILRMEDLVKGDDAIFAATGVTDGELLRGVQFKGSVGTTQSLVMRAKSGTVRFVDGRHSLNKKPNLVIK
- a CDS encoding manganese efflux pump MntP family protein; its protein translation is MTFEELIPLIIMAFALGMDAFSVSLGMGMMPLKLRQILYIGMTIGIFHIIMPFIGMVLGRFLSEKYGDIAHFAGAILLIGLGFYIVYSTILQNEETRTAPIGISLFVFAFGVSIDSFSVGLSLGIYGAQTIITILLFGFVSMLLAWIGLLIGRHAKDMLGTYGEIVGGIILVGFGLYILFPI
- a CDS encoding thymidine kinase — its product is MYLINQNGWIEVICGSMFSGKSEELIRRVRRTQFAKQHAIVFKPCIDNRYSEEDVVSHNGLKVKAVPVSASKDIFEHITEDMDVIAIDEVQFFDGDIVEVVQVLANRGYRVIVAGLDQDFRGLPFGQVPQLMAIAEHVTKLQAVCSACGSPASRTQRLIDGEPAAFDDPIILVGASESYEPRCRHCHAVPTNKDK
- the spoIIR gene encoding stage II sporulation protein R, with protein sequence MKKQVIAYLLILLIGAQLLVQFGYMKADAKGPSVIPKEAVRLRILANSDSDKDQALKRKVRDEVKAQIDGWVADLTSFEEARKVIQGHIPEIEKTVENTLKREGSKESFQVKFSKNVKFPTKVYGNFIYPAGEYEAVLITIGEGEGANWWCVLFPPMCFLDFSSGTAVRKEEHVVKAESPEEEQVKQLDEEVVNTEEKKVDKVKETKVVKQEVVKKVTASEKKVVKNETKVEEQPVSKEETKTVEKVEKPVEKKQEKQNEYVKVEEEEEKPEVKLFIVEAFTSLFSK